ATCAAAGGGAACCAAACGAGCAACTTCCAACACTCAACAAGGATAAATGGAGAGGACCATTATTTCTTACGACCCATGGAAGACACTCGCATGTTGACAGTAAACCAGCTTACGGATGGCATCTACACACTGTAGGTAAAACTTTGTATGCACTGCAATTAAAATCAAGCCCAAAAATGATGAGATAGCAAGCAGATAATGGACCAGTTTCGGGGAATGGGGGAGGAACAGTACAGAGCAGCTCCCAATTCAGTTCCAAGTAAGCTACCATCTGAGTATCCCCAATATTTGCAATAACTCGAACCAAATATCAACAAACCCTCTTATTGTGACAATGGATGATTCTAAGTCAAGCTATTCTTTGagcaaaaataattattttatcatatGGACAAATCAAACATCAGTAAATGGATTGGAATGTACATTAAAAGCAACCTTCTGATCAAGAGTAATCACAACTACAGctcttcattcacaagattggTAATCAAACTGCTAGTCAGCAAACTATGATTTACAGATGGTAAACATCTATCAACTTCCAGTAAAATTGTGCCCTGATCTCTCTCTGTATAGTTTGCTACCTGCTTCCAAACTTATGCCGCTTAAACTATCATGCCTCCGAAACATAATAAaccttgtattttttttctctacacACTTCTAATCAATAATACAcatctaaaaagaaaacttatATTTGCATATGAGTCTTTAAATGTACTCAATATATATAGCTGGTGCATCTTGTCCAGCAGGAAagaagtgtatatatatatatatatatataagaatgtCTTAAAGATTTTATCATGAAAAGAAGATGAACCAAGTCAAATGACTATGATATGCAtatctaaaaattaaaatagtgTGCATGAGAATAAAATAAACCTTTGGGGATAGTTCATTATAGCGCTCATCCGTCTGCTCAGTTGTTGTCATGTCTTGCCAAAGGGAAGCACAGATGATGGTTCCAACAGACATTAACCAGAGAAATAAAACTCCTTGATCAACAATAGGACGATCTGGTGAATATAGTAGGATTTCCACTGCATGGACAAAGAACATACAATCAACTAATCCACATTGTCCAGCAAACACAGAACTATCCAGAACAAGGACACAATAGCAAATTTATGTATCCTTGGTTAGGCCAGAGAATTAGAAAGCGCTGGTTAATGGTGCAAAAAAATGACATTCTAATACTTTTAATATCTCACCCCACTTTTTTGCAGATGCAATATTTGAGAATGAACTCACAAAGCAAATGTAGTCATTTCATAGGTTGAAATACTATAATATGCTTACAATACATATCCAAAATTTGAATCTTAACAAACTATGATTGGAGAATTCCCCAGTTCAGGATTTAATCTGCTGTGGAAGGACTCATAATAGCATATTTCTATGATTGCTCTACCATTTTAGACATTATAATAAGACAACAGCAATGATATGCTACAAATGATAACATCCTCAGACTTCATAATTTCTCATCATTGTTCTTCCAACCACTGTTACAATGTTCCCGTGCATATGAAAAAGGAATCAtcttttcttataaattaCATTGGCTAATATAGCAAATATGGAAGAAATATATGCAAATAAATACAGAAAACATCACATAGCCACAAATCTAAACATGTTTAGGAGAAATCACCAATTCAGGAACTCACCTTTCCCTGAACCTACCATGGACTTCAGAGAACCTCCTGTTGACTTTGCAACCATAACAACAGGAATTGATACATTGAGAGTGGAATTGTCCTTAGGACAAGCCATCTCAAATAGATCTATCaccaaaaaagagagagattagGTACATATCATAAAATCAAAGATTATTATAAAAGAACACAGAATATACATTTGTTATAATCTATGCCTACTACTATAAGTAAAAATTGCAAGGGACCAATATGAATTAGATAAATCTGTATCCTTTAATTGTTAGAACGAGTATGACCTTCATCAGTGTTTATCACCAAAATGGCGGCAGCACCTCCAGCTTGTGCAATTTCTGCCTTGGCAGTAAAATCACATTCACCACGCATAGCCAAGGCAACCAATCCAGATAGCTGCAAGATACCAAAAAGTGCCATGTTATGCCAAAGAGATTTTCTGTTTCCCTTTAGGAAGCAAGGTGAACAAAATGAAATTGCTCGCTTGTGGATGAAAGAACTTCTATAGTATATAATCGAGCAGTACCTTTACAGAGGAATTTGAGCAACCATTTGCAGGATCTGGAATAACAGCAGCCAATTTCTGACCTTTTTTGGCATCTGAGGGCAACAAAGCACTAAAGCTTGCACTTAAACCACCAAATGTTTTATCGTTTTTGCCATCAAGCCATGTTTTAACTTTCACCTGCAAATTTACCAGAGTAAAAAATTTACCAGAGTAAAAGCGCGGGAACAGTACACCCCTAATAGGAGCATAAAATCTAGTAACACTACTGCAGATAGAAGTCATTAGTCAAGCAATGGAACTGCACAAAGACTACAGCGAAAAGTGAAAATGAAAACAGTGCTAACAACTTAACAGACAGGTGGTTCCATCAGATTGAATCTCACAGAAACTCTTAAGTTAATCATTTATGCCACATTCCACCTAGGTAGATACAGACCcagaaggaggagaagaagaaggaataaaataataaataataaaaaataaaaaataataattaaaaagagagagagagagaagtcaAGCTGTACCTTTTGAATAAGAGCTCTAATTAGaaagaaactttttttttccaggaAGTTTAAAACTACAATGTAGGATCTCATATCAATATCACTTATCAACTAGAACAAGCAATGTCATCCATCAAACTCTAGAAGATCCTTAATCCTTCAGCGTGGCATAAAATAGCAAATATCCCTGTCAGCTTCAGTTTTTACTGAGGGAAAAACCAACTCAAGCCTCAACGTGGGAGCCaatcaagagaaaaaaaaattaccaaaacGAAGTTCCCATATAATACTCATGAAAACAATGCTAACCAAGGAAGAATCACATTCATTTCAACACTTCCAATCTCCTCTGTAATTCCTAGATATAACCAGCAAACTCTTTAATTTGCCGCTACTATACTTCCCCACAAACAACAAAGTGGAAATCTCTAGGCAATTGTTGCATAAAgatctaaattttttaatatataatagtatagtAGAAagtgataaatttatttactacaaaaagtaaataaatcttaattttattttctaggAAATGCTTCAAATAAAAACATCATGGAACTTTTCAACCAAAATAATAACTCAAAAGatatttataattagaaaattttgtgaatagagtattttcttcttttaaaattgcaGCAATTTAAGCACttatacgtatatataaatataacaataatatACCAATGAAGGATTATTATGTGCTATATTTGATAATTctgttttataatttaatgaaaacgaacaaatctattttcatatttcaaactatatatatgttttcatgACAtggaaattatttattatgatgttcataaaaaattaaataaaatgattgATTACATTCTAATTGGTTTAATTATGAAACTATTCCATTCCAAATTGAAAACCTAATATATTTCTAAGAATAATCACTTGGTAAACACTCACCTAAAAAAATCACTTGGGAAAAGAATTGCTTGCATTTTTCTcattattcctttttttttttattcctcACTAGAGTTACTGAAATATGACTATACCATGAAAGAAAAAGCCTTCAATTGGAACTTTTGattctaaaaaatattttaacacAAATTTGACAGAAAAGACACATCGAAAACCCCTGCATTGCACCAGCAGTGGCTGGTAATATCTAGAGAATAATGAGCTAATGAATCATTTATCTTGCAAAGGATAATAGGCTAATCAAATATTAACCAACTTCTTATCCACCCACATTGATATTGAGAAGCTAAAGGCAGCTCGAACTGTATCCATCCTCTTTTTTATCCCCACTCTACCCAAAAGTAATCAAAACTCCAAAACCGCGCACCTATTCCCCATAAATGTCTGCAACTCACCTTTCACCAACGAGCAACAATAGGATATTTACAACACGAGCAACAATGAGGTACTTCCTGTACAAGCAACTATAAAATATTCCAGGCACATTCATGGAAAGTAGACTAATGAACAATATCAGCATTTCAAATGAAGCATGTACAAGTGACTTATCAGAAGTACACTTGCAATTGAATCCCAACGTCGCCTTTCAATTTTGTTCACACGCACGCCCAAATGAGCCCCAAGCTCCACCTCGACAAAGACTTGAACTAAGGGCTTATGTTGTTTCCTCTTTATTAAGGGGCACCAAGTGAGCTATCATTAGCGCAACTAATTTAACTCCTATCAGGATTCATGaatactttctctcaactgaCCAATCACAGCCTCTTACAGAAACCCCCAATGGTTCACCACAACACGTCGCCGGAACTGTGCGAGAGCTAATCACAGGGAATCAGCACAATAAACCCAGCCAACCACCGTGTATAAAACCACACGGCTCGCCCCTAATTTCCCAATTTACTCCTGCTCAGCCAAAAgatttttggataattccaGAGACAATCCCATAAAGAGAGATCGAGTTCATCCAATAATACCCAATAGACGGAACAGGATCTTAAATGGGGACGACACAATGCCAATCAACCGACCAAATGCAAATCCAAATAAGGAAAGaaatgggggggggggggggggcaagCAGTTTACCAATTGCTCGTTGTCGCAAGAGGCGGAGGCGACGGAAACGGCGATCAGGAGGAGGGCGGCAACGAGGGGGAGACGGCGCCATGGCGGCGACAGGGGAGACACCATTGTCGGGGGTAAGGCTGGTGATTGTCACAGAAAGCGAGAAGAAAGGATTGCATCAAAATGAAGGAATCTCTGCTTTCTGCCGGGCAATGAGACAAAAGCTGACAAATTTAGGCccaaaaaacaatttttaagAAGAAAAATGTGAGATTTGTGGGAGGAggtatctctctctctctctctctatgaaTTCCCCGAGGATGGatggatgaagaagaaaaggcttttatcctccctccctctctctctctctctctctctctctctctctactgtGAGACTGGTTGGTGAGGGAAGCGGGCAAGGGGAAAATTAATTTCcgcttttttttaaaaaaaaaattctatcttttttttcaatttattttcctgGTGACTTTAGctgctgtttcttcttcttttttctgaaaCTGTTTGGTGGGCAGCCCCGTCGGTGGACTGGTGGTAGCTGTCAAGTATACATGTCTTAAACCGAGCATGCTGCCTCAAGAATTAccacatttattatttatttatttatttatttattacagTTCTCCCATGTTTTTTAAGACACTTTTGCAAAGTTAAATTAAACACTTCCGTCATGTTTGATTGGATGCAATGTAATTAATTGGAAATGGAATAGAATTGCAGTATGAATTAGTGAGGAACGGAATTAGCATTCGGAGAGAAATTTGATTGTACAAttgaaagcaataaacttGCGGAGAATTGAGATTTTTCACTTGGTTGGTTAATGTGTGAAGGGAACAAAATTAAACATATTAAAAGACCAAAACGCCCATATTAtataatcaaaatataatatataacagtaatttaattaaaaaaaatcatggaaGCACCACGTCTTGCCAGAGCTAGATCAAGCTCCAGCGAACCAGGTGCTTTCGACCATGCTGAAGGTCGCAGCACCATGGCTAGGTTAGCACTGGGCCCACGAACCAAGCCATGCCCAAGGCTCGAAGCCACATGGCCAGGTTTGCTTTGGGGTCAAGAATCCAACCATGGGGCTCAAGCTGCGCGAAGGGCTTGAACCTTCCGCGAACCCCCCTAAGATTTGGTCTCATCGACGCCAAATTTGGTCTGGTCGGCTTGAGAGCAATTAAGAAGGTGCCGTGCTTTTTGCTTGTGGTGGAGATCTAATGGCGACAATAACAAAAGGACAACAGTGATGCAAGAGGCAATAAACAGGTGGCGTTTTCAAAGATTTGATGAATAGTCGAGGGCATTTTAGTTAAGGGTTATGGGGCTTTGCCGACGACCACCACCCCCTCGTTGCTGGCTCCAATTGAGGGTCCAAGTGGCCTTGGGTGAAGGGATGGTAATCGTTGGTGAGGCAGCTCACAGTAGTTCCTGTGATTCTTGATTCAAAGGGTGGGGCCTTGCCGACAAACATCACCTCCTCATCCGAGGTCACCAGTGCCAAATGAGGGTGCTTGCTACCTCGGATAAGGGGCGGTGGCTGCCGGCGAGGCCCTACCACCCTCATTCCTACTCGcctgtattaaaaaaaaaaaatgtgagcTCCACTGATGACCCCCACACCTGGGGATGAAGTCCAAGGCTGCCGGGGGCCTTGAATGAGGGGGTGCCACGACCGTGAGGGGGTGATAAGGTGCCGACGGCGAGCAACTTCATCCCTGGGGATGGGGGTAGGACCCTGGCAACATCCTAGCCCAGTAAGGGACTGGGTCAGAGTTTTAACTTCCTATTTAATTTTCtgacttttctaatttttaccAATCAAGCATCCCCACGTGATCATTATACAGCCAACTGGGATGAACTCCACACGATAAAGTCCACGTCAACAGTTCTGTTATGCTAGATAAGAAATAGAGCAAAACTATCACATTTTAAAACGATTTAAGACTCGTTTTTGCAAAATTAAACTCATAAGactcaaatttaaaaaatgaaaaaacttttaaaactaaatttttctcaaaaatatGTAATGTCACATTACAATGAAACATATCGAACTATAATGActtgattattaattaatcatattaAAAGAGTATGCTGTAAAATAGAAACCAGATACGGGTATTATAAAGTGAGAAATTAGACAATTTTGAACGATTAAGAATGATACAACACACGTcatcttaattttatattaattcatCATTCCGCATTGTtcagtgtgtgtatatatatctatatgcaATAACAAAATTACATTGATCAAATGATGTAGATATAGTGATAACAATTTCCTAATTTTACATCTTTATAACAACTCATCCTATATGAGTTCTCGCCGCCCCGAAATACATCGATAATGTTGGTGAAATCAGAGTCTAATCTTAAGCTACATTTCATCGCTTTTGATTAAATTTACTACTCTCTACCAATATCGTCATCCATGCCCTAATCTCTACCTATATCAGAGTTGACTTTTTATTCTAATTAATGAGAATAACACCCTATCTtgcggccaaaaaaaaatttagaaaaaggaCCCTATctcttaatatataataaaataataaatattggagaattttttttcggtaactggagaaattttttttatttaattagattatttaaggaaaaaaaggagagatatTAGGAGGTAACTTTTTGGCGCATCCACTTAGTAGCAGACCACTTCTCCCCTGACAATACCTCACATCCTCCATGAATGCTGTTTGGATCTGACTGTCCATCTAATCCCTGATTAATGAATAAACAGAcaagaaatatttaaaaacaaattatggagataaaagaaaattccttttttttttccagctcGAAGGGTGAGGAAATAGGACAGACCATGCTCCAGAAGAGGATCGCATCGCCTTTTACTGGCTTCACCGATAACCCCTTCATCGTCTTCCCACCGCAGATACAATCGCCATCACCGGCCTGAGGACATCATCCAGAAAATCAATACAAGGACCACACCATGAAACTGAATAAATTATGCAGTAGAACCAGCAAAAGACTTCAATCCAAACAGACTTCAATCCAGGAGTCATACTACTTAGAATCGACATAGTGAAATAGGCTACCAGGGGGAAGTACGTTTCTCCACCCTCGACATTGTCACTCAAATACATGAGCATCGTAGCTATTCGCTGACCGCCTCGCTTCAAGTTGAACTATCAAGAACAGACACAGGAAGAATTAAGTTAGCCACaataaaaaggaaacaatATGCATAAGTCAGTGTTTTACTTATATAAGAGAACATTACAGAAAACAGGAGCAACGCTGCAAGTAAATGGACATTGAAAGCCACATAAAATGAGTAAGAATAACTCACAGTGTCGGAAAAGTAGTCATGGTGAGGCTTGTAGAACTGATTCTTTTCATACCTGTGCTTCTGCAGATGTTAGCCTTGATACTGACCCATATCAGTCTTTGATTACTTTGAGGATCAAAAATGCCACCCGTGAACATGAAAATTTCTTACCTCAAGACTTGCATTAGCTCTCCATTTTCTACTGGCACTTGAGCAAAAACAGAGATGCGCTTCTCAATTTGCTGATTGTACAAGGAAAATAGAGGAATGAAAACCTTACATAGAGGCAGCAGAGCTACCTAGGTTTCCGGAAAGAGAACCAAGTGATCGATGCCGCATGGATAAGAATTTGCCAGTATTTTGTGCTAACCTGAATCATTGGATATTTTCGCTCATTGGGACTCAGAAACATACCAGAGCTCGTCCTAACATCACTCTTAATTCCCTGGTGACAAAACAATAGGACAAGGAACAAGAAAAGGTAAGTATCAGTAGAGATGAAAGTGCGAAAAAGAAAGGGACAGGAGAAAGCCCTTCCCAAAAAGCAGATAAGCATTGACTAGAAAAGACTAAGCTTGCTTAACTGTACATCCTTGTATGACCAATCCCTTTACCTTGGACTACAATTAGCAGCTAGAGATTCAGAAATTCTAAATATCATTGCATCGAAGGTTTCTTTAAACTGAATTTCATTTCATCTATAAATTATATCTCCAAGTTAACGAGGATATGATCCTCATTCCAGAATTTACAATATTACTAAATCTGAATTATTTCTACTTGGAGATTAAACCTTCATCCATGAAGAGAATTGATCATTTTTTCCTATTGACACGGATTATATGACCATGCTCCTTTCCATTGCTCTCGATTGGTAAGGAGCTGGTGGTTTGACATTCCAGAGGAAGGAAGAAGGTGCTTATCACGATATTCCAACCATTTCCGGCATAGAGGAATAAAGAttggaaaaggaagaagaagaagagaggctCAGACGGGATAGAGATTAGAGATGCCATTCCTCAATAAACGGTTAAGAACTGTCAGCAAACAGAGAAGACACTTATTTGGGGATGCTGATGCTCTAATAGATGTGGACCGGCAGCATTCCTAACTTTTACAGCAGCACAGAGGACATAGGACATACCTCCTTGACGGATTATATCCTCCAGTCCACCAACTGCAGATTATGTTCGTGTCATTCTAACTGTGCCTCATCACCATAAGCTTTTTCTTTGATAATTTGACATTTATCTCTATTATAAACTACTATTAGCCCCCCCAGAATACATCTTCCTCCgctttataataaattattattaaaatcaGAACATATTAGTGAAGGTAGCGAGCACTGATCGTGTTTGGCTTTTACTTGTCTTAAAGAAATAGAGCATTGAGaatgaaaaagaattatatttttcttctcctaTACATTGAGTTAGCATGGCTGCATGGTGTCCTGATGCATATCTACTGCCAATAAATTTAAAGACAgtgaaaaatatcaaaagaaaCAGACCCATTATTGAAATGAAATCTCAATACTATGTACCTTTCCTGTTTTTGTATCCACCACAGTAGAAACCTGAAGACGTGGCATGGCAATGGCTCTGAGATAATCACACTCCTGCAAGATTGATTTACTTCCTTGTTATATAAATCTAGAAACAACAATTCCCaacaaaaagagagaaggaaaaaaaaagtaatagaaAGACAACAAATCTAACTTCTTATTAGACAGAAAAGTGGTGCAAGTTGAATTCCAACTTTCATGCAAAAAGAGCCACAACCACCAACTACTAGAGTGATCTGATAATAGTTAGCATTTTGTGAATGGAGTTATAATGGGAATGACATGAAGAAGATATACAGAAATCTAGGCCATTTAAGGCAATCCCATCTGTCATTAAGTATCATCTCTTTATGCTTCCTGAAAGAGTGACTTTTAGCACAAGCTTGTAAAACTCAAGCAGAACATTGACATCTTAGAAGCTCAACATTTTGGGAATATCTTCCTTTAATAAAGGTTACTGATCTGTCTTTTCCACTCTTTCTAGAAAGCAAAATGAACCTGATCCTTTAGAAGCAACTGATTCCTTGGAAATAATGAGCAAGTTATTCctcatattcatatattcCAAGCTGGTAAGCCTTGGTACCTTAGTCAAATTTTCTTGGGTTGTACTTTTGTTCGGCTGGTTTGAAATTCATGCTACACTATGCCGTCAACTCTATAGATAAATTACTAAAACAAACCGAACTATGGGAAAACCTATGGAGCGGCCTTAACTCTAATGACTACATGTAATATTGAAAAgaagtataatatataaaacaagCGTACCTCCATGCTCAAAAAGTTGTGCAGGACAATGATTCGTGGGAACCAGCTAATAATCTCAGGTTTCACCTAAAAAATGAAGACGATATTATACCTTAAACAGACAATAATGGATcgtcaaattttttttgcttctcTG
Above is a window of Punica granatum isolate Tunisia-2019 chromosome 7, ASM765513v2, whole genome shotgun sequence DNA encoding:
- the LOC116213937 gene encoding prolyl 4-hydroxylase 1, with translation MAPAMKIVFGLLTFVTVGMIIGAFLQLAFIHKLEVESYSRPGTIRLENDREAESLRLGYVKPEIISWFPRIIVLHNFLSMEECDYLRAIAMPRLQVSTVVDTKTGKGIKSDVRTSSGMFLSPNERKYPMIQQIEKRISVFAQVPVENGELMQVLRYEKNQFYKPHHDYFSDTFNLKRGGQRIATMLMYLSDNVEGGETYFPLAGDGDCICGGKTMKGLSVKPVKGDAILFWSMGLDGQSDPNSIHGGCEVLSGEKWSATKWMRQKVTS